Sequence from the Ziziphus jujuba cultivar Dongzao chromosome 9, ASM3175591v1 genome:
ACAAGGCTGCTGTTGAGGCACTGAAAGCCAAATTCCAGTTGTCAAGCCCCAAGGTTTCCCCCACTGATATTCCAAAAAATTCCAATGTGCCAAATGTGAAGCCGGGAAAGAGTGGACCACAGAAAGAGTATCCCGGTAATGCTGAGGTTCGAGGCCAGCAACAGGGTAATCCTGCTTCCGTTCCAAGGAATACAGTGCAGCATTGGGATTGGGATTGGGATTGGGGTTGGGATTGATAAGAGCTCTCTATGGTGCAGCATTTGTAATGTAAAATGTACTGGTGAGTCTAACATGGCATCTCAACTTAGAGGCAGAAGGCACTTAGCTGCCCTTCAAAAACTATCCACTTAGTCCACTTAGTTCGATTTCCTCATCTGAGACCCCcactctgtttctctctctctctctctctctctatatatatatatatatatatgtatatatttataatgcaATTTAGGTCGTATTATCGTTTTCTACTTTTAGACATTGCTATTCTCATTCAGGAGGCTGACACACCCACTTTCGCTCAAAAGAAATATATGCTTTACACGAGGTGCCTAATTGCTTCCGTTATTTGTTCATTTGGTGTTAACATAGTAGgcatgaaaattttttatggcTTTACCAGAGAGTTTTTGAGGATGGTAACCATTTTAGGATATAACTTTTaagtaaaaataacataaaaacaataagaaaatattCATACAcgagagaaaaatattttcgtACATGAACATATGTTGAATCTGATGCAAAAAAAGATGGTGAAATTAGTCACCAAAACTAATTTTCGTACATTAAAATTAGCAACTCTTTCGTTACAATCGTTCCATAAAATAATGACATTGCTAGGGCCATTTTAGTTTCAGACGCTACAACAGTTAAATTTCGCTTTGATTTTCACTTTCAAGATAGGCTAGTATACTTTCTCTTTTTTAGCTTTCCGGAAAATAGTGtaatctacatttttttttcaaagctaataaattaaaatagatgTAAACTACCTGACTAAACTGTCAGTTCACCTAGAACAAAGCAAAGCAAGGCGCAACTTGCTTCggcaaaataaagttttattagCTTAGAAACGTGCAAGGTaagtaaaagagaaagaaaaatgaagctAAATCCAAACATAGAAGACCTTTTATTGATACAAAAGGAGTTCAAGCAAGTTACTGAGACAGATATATTTATCACAATTCATAATATTAGATAGCGATTATGCCTTCTGAGAAGTTGGCATTGCTAGGTTAACACCACTGCCTCCTGGTAAGTCCTTCCATTGCTTATATGTGTACTAAGTGCATTTAAGGCGACaacattttgcattatttatccCTATGCATTCAATGCTTAGAAGTTGTCAaccttcaaattattaaaaggaaaaaggtaGAATACTGTACAACATAAACCGGAATAAAATTGAACAAACAGGGAAAATAATATGTACCATGACTTTGcacctccaacaaaaacaactgTGCTGAGTGCCATGCATCTTTGTCCAGCAGCACCGAAACCAGCAGCAACAATAGCATTTAAAGCAGCATCCTCGCTTGCATCAGACAGGACGATTGCATGATTTTTGGCTCCCATATTAGACTGAAGAAAGCAAATGAtcaaattacattttattcaaCTTCATCTGTGACGTGGGTATAAGAGCAACAATATTGCATAATGGATACCATGTATACTTTTACCATGGACAGGCAGTTGACTTACCTGAACACGTTTCCCTTTAGCTGATGCTCTTCCATATATGTGCATGGCAGCCTTTAAACATAGAAGtatgaaaataagaaaaccaGCCAAGCAAGCAAAACAAGAGGCGCTATTAGACTGCTGATAGAACTCAGAGAAATTAGAAATTATATCAATAAGAATGTCAAGCCAGCAAGAAGATTTCTGCCACGTGAACATCTTTATGCAACTCAATTAACAAATACAGATAGAATCtatcatcaatttaaaatttgaaataaaaactaTCAGACAGTCAGCTATACAGAGAAAGTATCGATAGATAAATGGAAAACCAATTGTCATCTTGTTTAAAAGATGCATGCATGAATGACAactagataataaaataaattaaaaataaataaaaaaatcccaatCAGGACATATGGGAATACTGTCTAAATCACCAATCATTGGTAACAATGCTTATGTACagtaaccccaaaaaaaaaaagttgctcaaatcaTGATTGCTTGAAAGTTATAATAAGAAGCAGCCTAGCCCTATTCTATTTTAAGTAGTAATTCAAAGAATTGAAAGAAATATATTATGATAATGccataatttgaaaattacttCATTTCTTTCACACTTCTCACAAGCTTTTGTTTAAGCTAAAACATTGGGTAGATCTAGCGAAAAACTAATTCACTTTCACAAACAGACCATCTGCAATACAAAGATCTGCTCATCTAGCTAAAATGTTTGGAGCTGTGACCTAAGATGAGGCCATGCTTACCACAAACCAGCTTTATCTTTTGACAATCAATACCGGTATTGAGATTCGagcatttattttctaaaagaactgttattggaaatatatttgagaattaTTTGTGTTCAGAAACTCACAGTATTAAAGCCCACAAATGAAACAGATCtgatatcatcatcatcagtaaTTGCATTTACAATATCCTGTCACAAAGTGGTAAACTTTAAGAAACCATTTATCACAGAATTAGATAGCGATTATGCCTTCTGAGAAGTCGGCATTGCTACGTCAACACCACTGCCTCCAGGTAAGTCCTACTGCTGAGTTAATAGTTTTTATGTGAGTGTAAAAATTAACTCCAGCCTTGCCTGTTTAAGAAAACACAATACAAATTTCTAGAGTACTTAAGGTCATATAAAACTGCTACCAAGAAGAAAAGATTAGAATACATATTTTATAGGCAAACGTCAAAAGGACAGATAGAACAAAAAGCGTCGGTTTCTGAATGAAATAATATACCGTAGAAGTTAAGATCGCTTGCAAAAGACGCCTTGGAGCCAGTAAATGAGAAAGAAGGGCAAGGGAACAGGAATTGAAACATTGATGCCAACCTGAGTCAAACTCAAATACGTGTTAGAGATTTATTAATGTTGTAGAGAAATCAGAGACAAGCTTGCAAGACACAAATATTGATTCTCAGAAAAGCAGAGAAGGTATAATGAATACAGCATTCGTATATTATATATTGGCCATAACCATGGTGTTGTTTTACCAACTTGATCTGAATATGGCATCATGTGAAAATACTATAGTGCAATAGTTAAAAAGTGGTCCCACATAGTAAACAAATTAACATTGGAAGTTGGAACCAGATACTGAAGGACCAGAATGGTTGCAAGTTGGAACCAGATTAATATTAATCCTTTAATAAATATCCATATCCCTTGCATGTATCCATACATGTATATTATAAACGCTAAAACTAATTATTATACTTGtaatttctttcaaaagcaTATTATATTTGTCAAACTCTTGAAATCTTTGGCagctattccattttttttttttttttggtcggttGAGCAGTTTTCAATATAACCTCCTTGAGTGCCTCAGCATTCTTTTTCATCATCTTCCCTCTTTGGTTTCCCAAAAACAGCTCAAAGCTCTTGACCAATCCACTCTTTGTGGAAACCCCACCCTCAATTCTCACCCCAACTTCCCAAACTTCCTCCATCATTTTCGCAGTCATTTTATGGTCCGGGTCACCAAAGAATGGCCTACAAATCATTGGGAACCCATTAGCAATGCTCTCGCACACAGTGTAACATCCACAGTGAGTTACCAACACACCCACCGAACAATGTCCAAGAACTTGGCTCATTTCACTATTTTTCCATGCTTCTTTGTTCTTTCAACAAACCCACTAGGCAAAAGGTCCACTAAATTGCCTCTAAGAGACCAGAGAAATGGCAGAGTGGTACTTGCTTCAAGTGCCTCTGCAATTGCAATTAGCTCTTCATGATCTGGGGGTTCCGAAGCTTATTTATGCAACCGACGTCGTTTTTTGCCCGTCCAACCAGGATAGGCAACCTGTTTGATCGGAATCAGACAGTGGCAAAGGCATCGGAGGCAGAGGAACAATGAGAAAACCCAGATTGAATAAATTGTGAAATTTGGATTTGACTTGCTGAGTGAGAAGGGAATCAGCGCCTAATTCTTGGTAAGAATTCATGACAATGGCTGTAGCTCACTGGTAGAATCAGTCCGGTTTAACTCGGCATGTGGGAGAAAATCGTTTCTTCGTCACCGCCATTGATGAATACTTCGTCGGGTAGATCCTCATTTCGCAATCCGGATTATCCGGGAATAATGGGTTGTATAGCCTGGTCTTCATCGTTAAAGCTTTCGCGAATAAGGTGGGTGGGAATATGGGCAAAAGCGCAGAGGAAAACGGAACCCAAATTGGGATCCAACGAATGCGTGGATTCCGTCAGTTATCAAGCAGCTGATACTCCGGCCGAATCTGTCACTGCCACTTTCATACCATCTCGAAGTTTTTTGGCGCTGCCGTGATGAATAAGTCCAGTGACTGAAGATAAGTCGCCGGCGGCTGATGGCCCACCGGAACGCCGTATCCGACGGTGTAGGGTTTGAGGTTGGGTGGAAAGTGGGATTGGGAGGGTGAGAAGAGAGTGTGGTTGGATTTGGTTGTGGTGAAGAAAGAAGACTGAGCTTCTGGAATAGCCGTTGCTGATTTGCAGACTAAGTTGAGGACCAGTTTGGCATGGTGGTCAAATGGGAATGCAAAAACTGCAACATGTTTAGAATTACCTAACATTGTAGCTTAGAATAGATTAAAAGCCTCTATGAGTGCCAACtaataaatcaaacaaaacgGTAAAAATCAGAGAATTTTTCTGGTGTTTTCTCTATATATGCCTAGCTTCAGTTGCTGTAACTgtcctattaattttttttataattaatattcattAATCACGAAGGTTATCACAATTTTGTAGTTCTGTATTTCATTAATCATGAAGGTTATCACAATTTTGTAGTTCTGTATTTCATTAATCATGAAGGTTATCACAATTTTGTAGTTTTGTATTGGACCACTTGCATTACTTTAAATTTTGCAGTTTGAATTATgatcagaaaaaaagaaaaaaaagaaaaaaaaaaagaaaaagaaagaaagagataaaTCAATCTTCATTAATCAATTTGTATTGGAATGCAAAGCATGTAGTGGAACACTTGCATTTATTTAAAATCGTTAGGTATATAAATtaagttacaaaaaaaaaatatatatatatatatatatatatataaacactaaATTGAACaccatttaaatttgtttttgtttttgatattttttatttcctttaagtttataatcaattttaatgCCTAAACAATACTAATTACCATGAAACTAACAACCATAcgatataatgaaaataaaaataaaaattacacacaaattaaacagaaaaaaataaaaagttaaaaaccaaCCGTAAAATATATGGTTACGAAGACATCaaagacatttaaaaaaaaaccaaaaaaaaaaaaaaaaaaacaccgaAAAAATAGAATCTTTACTCCCGCGgttttcttcctttccttgtCTATTAAGCAAGtagcccaaaaacaaaaaaactattaataCGTCGGCAGTCAGTTAGCAGAGATGCTTTAGGCAAAGGGGTCGGTGATAATATTCTTTGATTTATGAACCGTCCGATTACTATCCAACGCCTTATAGATCGTCCAATAGACGATGATTCGTACGTAGGACATTCTTGTTACCGACGTGGAAATTTCGTTGgtaataataaaaggaaaatggaATGGGAAAGTGTTTATTGTTCCCCATTGACCAGTATTTCCTAAGAGCTATGCAAACTTACATATAACCGAGGCTTGAACGCGCCTGCTTGACTATTCGTTTACTTGCTGTTACGGtttgctttcattttctttgcaaataaaaaggttcttctttcttcttcttctcctcttcAGTCTCTTCAACTTCCACGAAGAGTTTTCCTTTGAGATTCAGTGGCTGTAGAAAACCAAAAACCCACTTAAGCAGGTTCAGGTTCATCAACTTCGAAATGGGTTTTGTGGGTCTTGTTCAATTTGCTgtcaaatattttgttgattttcttgCATGGTATGTATTATCTTTGCTTTagggaaataaaaaacaaaaacttcatTAGGTTTTGATTCTTTCTTGAACATTATGGGTTTCTTTTACTTCTCTTagaatactataaaaatttcaatataggATCTTAAGCTGAAACCCAATTTTGTTTCATGGACCACATCAATAtcattgattattttatatcgttatttaatatttttattttattttattttatttttttgttttctgttttgcgCGCAGGCCTCTCTTTGCCTTGGGGTATCCTCTGTAAGTTTCTCTCTATGTAAAACCTACTTTTGTTGGTGACacttgcattttttattttttattttttttaaaaagaaaaattcatatatttacttatttgcaTTTGTGCAAACAAAACCTGTGTGAGTTTTCAGCTCGATCTCTGCATATCCTTTACAAAATGTGACTCATGGATAGAATGATGATTGTTTTGATGTTTTTCTTATGgatcattgttttctttttgacaGATGTGCTTCCGTTAGGGCAATTGAGCACAATTCAGTTTCAGATACTCAGAAGTTGAATACTTATTGGGTtgttttctctttgattctGCTTCTTGAACATGTTTTGAATCTCCTGGAGTGGTAATTCTGCTGTACTTTGTTCCCCTGTATGATACTCTGTTTGGTTTCCAAGTAACAACGAGAAAaacagaaacagaaaaaaaataaataaataaataaataaaaatttacaccTAGCGAAAAGTACAACCGAATTTTCTGACAAAATAGAGATCTTTATCTACAAGGTTTTGATTTTAATCTAACTATGTCTCatttattcaatttcaaatattcaggCTTCTGCTGTGGCAATACATCAGGCTAATGATTGTCTGCTGGTTGGTGGTCCCTTACTTTGATGGTGCTTTCTACGTTTATAAAAATCTTATTCACCCATGTCTTTCTATGGACCTCCAAAATGTCATCAATTGGTTCAATAAACGAATGGAGTCCTTGTACGCTAAAGATAACTTTTTAACCGAGATggagaaatatataaatgagaATGGACCTGAAGCGCTTGAGAAAATCATTGCTCGCAAGGTAAAATAGACAGATTCATTGAAGAAAATATGTGATGCTTGGTATTATAGGATCATAATATTTCAGATTTGATAATCTCTATCGGCATAACTTATATTATATGCGTGTGTATATGCAAGCTTAATTGATTTGAATGGGTATCTATTTTTGGTCCAACATTGAGTAGTATTCTCTCTCTTTCATTCTCGTCATTTTACTGTTGCTTCAATCTGGTGGCACAAAGCAGAATCTTGATGTGAAAGATATCAAAGCAGCACCATCTACAGAGAATAAAGAGGTGGAGCAGGTAACATTTCTTAAGCCACTCGTAGAAAATCCACATttctttctttatgttctaaCAGGGGTTTTGAAAGATGTAATAAATTAATCTTAGTCCATGTCATGAATCccgttttttattttggtcataTGCTTTCTAATACTTTCGAAAGCTATGTAAATCTTGAGAAGTTGAATTTGTTTTGGACTGGTTTTTGGTTGGCGAATTTAATATAGTTGAGAATGCATGCTTTTGCAGAAGTACACAAGCATGATTTAGCGGCTTCTTGATGAAGTAATCTtatgatattttctctttttatagtTGAACTCTGAAAGGCCTACTGTTACACAGAAAGATATCAGACCTGTAGAGGTTTTGGAGAAGAATGAAGTGAAAGCTCCTAAGCAAGTAATGGTCTTGATGATTCTTTTAAGTTCATTTCCACTTTACCACGCATTGTTCTGTTTTATGAGGGAAAAACTGATTCATCTGAGAAAGGCAATCTACTCTTTCTGCGATGCATTTGCAGGATAGTGGAGTACAGCGAAATGTTACTCGGGTTGAAGACAGAAATTTTGCAGGTCCACAGATTAAAAAACCGGTTCCTGAAGTTGCAACACAAAGAGAACTTCCACAGTGGACCTGTGAGATATGCAATATAACATTGCAGAGTGCGTCTGCTTTTCATTACCACCTTGAAGGGAAAAACCACCAGGCTGCTGTTGAGGCACTGAAAGCCAAAAACCAGTCATCAGGCCCCAAGGTTGTCCACAACTTTGCAGCTCCAGAGATTAAAAAACCGGTTCGTGAAGTTGCGGCACAAAGAGAACTTCCACAGGCGTCTGCTTCTAGTAAAGGCCAGAAGTGGACCTGTGAGATATGCCATATGACATTGGAGAGCGTGATTACTTTGAATTCTCACCTTCAAGGAAAAAAACACAAGGCTGCTGTTGAGGCTCAGAAAGCCAAAAACCAGTCATCAGGCCCCAAGGTTGCCTCCGCTTCTATTCGAAAAAATTCCAATGTGCCAAATGTGGAGCCGGGAAAGAGAGAAACGCAAAAAGGCTTTCCCGGTAATGCTGAGGTTCGAGGCCGGAAACAGGCTAGTCCTGCTTCAGTTCCAAGGAAATCGGTGCAAGCTCAACAGCCGATGAAGCCTAACATAGGAAGCATCGGGATTGATAAGAGCTCTCTGTGGTGCCGCATTTGTGATGCAAAATGCACTCGTGAGTCAGACTTGGTAGCTCATCTTGGAGGTAGAAGGCACTTGGCTGCCCTTCAACAAGCATCTACTCGGTTCGATTTGCGTATCTGAGACCggcactttctctctctctatatatacaaTGCAATTTACGTCGTAGTATCGTTTTCCACCTTAAGACATTGCTATTCTCATCCAGGTGTCTGATACACCCACTTTCGCTCAAAAGAAAATAGGCTTTACAGCAGGTGCCTTATTGCTTGTGTTGTTTATCTAGCATTAGCATGGTAGGCATGGAAATCTTCTGTAGCTTTACCAGAGAGTTACGAGGATGGTAATCATTTTAGGATATAACCGTGaagtaaaattacataaaaccaATAAGTAAAATTTCGTAcgagagaaaaatattttcgtACATGTAAAACATGTTGAATCTgattggggggaaaaaaaaaaaaaaaaaaaaagggtgaaacTAGTCACTGGAACTAATTTTTGTACATTAAAATTAGCAACTGTTTTGTTATGATCGTTCCATCGAAAATAGGACATTTTTAAGGCCATTTTAATTCACATGCTACATCATTCAAATTTCGCTTTGATTTTCACTTTTAAGATAGGCCTGtatactttctctttttttaacctcttaagaaaatattgtaatctacgttttatcttcttctttttttattattatttttttattttttaaaaaggctAGTAAATTAAAATAGCGGTAAACTACCTGACTAAACTTTCAGTTCACCTAGAACAAAGCAGAGCAAGCCGCAACTTGCTTTggcaaaataaagttttattagCGTAGAAACATGCAGTGTTAcgtaaaagagagaaaaaggaagcTAAATCCAAACATTAAAGACCTTTTATACATACAAAAGGAGTTCAAGCAAGTTACTGAGACAGATGTATTTATCACAATTCACAATATTAGATAGCGACTATGCCTTCTGAGAAGTTGGCATTGCCAGGTTAACAGCACTGCCTCCTGGTAAGTCCTTCCATTGCTGAGTTATAGTTTTTATCTGTGTAAAAAAATTAACTCCAGCCTTGCCTGTTGAAGAAAACACGATACAAATTTCCATATTACTTGAGATCATATAAAAGTTCTACCAAGAAGAAtttcttttaaatgaaaaaaacacaTTATATGCAAAGGacaaaaggagagagagaaaaaaaaggaaaaaaaaaaaaaaggttttaaatgAAATAGCAAACCATAGAAGTTAAGATCGCCTGCGAAAGATGCCTTGGAGCCAGTAAATGAGAAGAAGGGCAAGGGAACAGGAATTGGAACATTGATGCCAACCTGAGTCGAACTCAAATATGAGTTAAAgatttattaatgttttaaagaaATCAGAGACAAGCTtgcaagatataaatattaattccaAGATGAGTACAAcatttgtatattatatattgg
This genomic interval carries:
- the LOC132805442 gene encoding methylmalonate-semialdehyde dehydrogenase [acylating], mitochondrial-like isoform X2 — translated: MFTWQKSSCWLDILIDIISNFSEFYQQSNSASCFACLAGFLIFILLCLKAAMHIYGRASAKGKRVQSNMGAKNHAIVLSDASEDAALNAIVAAGFGAAGQRCMALSTVVFVGGAKSWDK
- the LOC132805442 gene encoding methylmalonate-semialdehyde dehydrogenase [acylating], mitochondrial-like isoform X1; protein product: MFTWQKSSCWLDILIDIISNFSEFYQQSNSASCFACLAGFLIFILLCLKAAMHIYGRASAKGKRVQSNMGAKNHAIVLSDASEDAALNAIVAAGFGAAGQRCMALSTVVFVGGAKSWLTTSKH
- the LOC107426540 gene encoding uncharacterized protein LOC107426540 isoform X1; the protein is MGFVGLVQFAVKYFVDFLAWPLFALGYPLCASVRAIEHNSVSDTQKLNTYWVVFSLILLLEHVLNLLEWLLLWQYIRLMIVCWLVVPYFDGAFYVYKNLIHPCLSMDLQNVINWFNKRMESLYAKDNFLTEMEKYINENGPEALEKIIARKNLDVKDIKAAPSTENKEVEQLNSERPTVTQKDIRPVEVLEKNEVKAPKQDSGVQRNVTRVEDRNFAGPQIKKPVPEVATQRELPQWTCEICNITLQSASAFHYHLEGKNHQAAVEALKAKNQSSGPKVVHNFAAPEIKKPVREVAAQRELPQASASSKGQKWTCEICHMTLESVITLNSHLQGKKHKAAVEAQKAKNQSSGPKVASASIRKNSNVPNVEPGKRETQKGFPGNAEVRGRKQASPASVPRKSVQAQQPMKPNIGSIGIDKSSLWCRICDAKCTRESDLVAHLGGRRHLAALQQASTRFDLRI
- the LOC107426540 gene encoding uncharacterized protein LOC107426540 isoform X2, translating into MIVCWLVVPYFDGAFYVYKNLIHPCLSMDLQNVINWFNKRMESLYAKDNFLTEMEKYINENGPEALEKIIARKNLDVKDIKAAPSTENKEVEQLNSERPTVTQKDIRPVEVLEKNEVKAPKQDSGVQRNVTRVEDRNFAGPQIKKPVPEVATQRELPQWTCEICNITLQSASAFHYHLEGKNHQAAVEALKAKNQSSGPKVVHNFAAPEIKKPVREVAAQRELPQASASSKGQKWTCEICHMTLESVITLNSHLQGKKHKAAVEAQKAKNQSSGPKVASASIRKNSNVPNVEPGKRETQKGFPGNAEVRGRKQASPASVPRKSVQAQQPMKPNIGSIGIDKSSLWCRICDAKCTRESDLVAHLGGRRHLAALQQASTRFDLRI